The Lactuca sativa cultivar Salinas chromosome 2, Lsat_Salinas_v11, whole genome shotgun sequence genome includes a window with the following:
- the LOC111916353 gene encoding protease Do-like 10, mitochondrial, whose product MLRPIGLALRQVTSSSCHNRHVRRRTCSGTFVNPFRSFRCYNTIPNLSNLHPNLRACSSPRSFSSSSKVNQCRYFNTAASASTAAVEQLNYDRSNAIADTIDAYSAIELALDSVVKIFTVSSSPNYFLPWQNKSQRESMGSGFVISGKRIVTNAHVVADHTFVLVRKHGSPTKYRAEVKAVGHECDLAILVVESEEFWEGMKFLELGDIPFMQEAVAVVGYPQGGDNISVTKGVVSRVEPTQYVHGATQLLAIQIDAAINPGNSGGPAIMGDKVAGVAFQNLSGAENIGYIIPVPVIKHFVDGVEASGSYSGFCSLGLSCQPTENIQLREYFNMRPELTGVLVSKINPLSDAYRVLKKDDIVLAFDGVPIANDGTVPFRNRERITFDHLVSMKKPNETAVIRVLRNGEELELTVTLRPLKPLVPIHQFDKVPSYFVFAGLVFIPLSQPYLHEHGEDWYNTSPRRLCERALRELPQKPGEELVILSQVLMDDINVGYERLADLQVKKVNGVDVDNLKHLCQLVQECKEEKVRLDLDDERVIVLNYERARTATSHILKRHRIPSAMSIDLLTPDTTAQ is encoded by the exons ATGCTCCGACCAATCGGCCTCGCGCTTCGACAGGTTACTTCCTCTTCGTGCCACAACCGCCATGTCCGGCGGCGGACTTGCTCCGGGACCTTTGTTAATCCATTCCGTTCATTCCGATGCTACAATACAATCCCCAATCTATCGAACTTACATCCAAACCTACGAGCATGTTCTTCTCCTCGGTCTTTTTCATCAAGTTCTAAAGTGAATCAATGTAGATACTTCAACACCGCCGCTTCGGCCTCCACCGCTGCCGTCGAGCAGCTGAATTACGACCGAAGTAACGCTATAGCGGATACCATAGACGCATATTCAGCAATAGAGCTCGCCCTTGATTCTGTTGTTAAGATATTTACTGTGTCGAGTAGCCCTAATTACTTTCTTCCATGGCAAAACAAGTCCCAGCGTGAATCCATGGGTTCAG GATTTGTTATATCTGGAAAGAGGATTGTGACAAATGCTCATGTAGTGGCTGATCACACATTTGTACTTGTTAGAAAACATGGTTCTCCTACCAAGTATAGGGCAGAAGTTAAAGCTGTAGGTCATGAATGTGATCTTGCTATTCTTGTTGTTGAGAGTGAGGAATTCTGGGAAGGTATGAAGTTCTTGGAGCTCGGAGACATTCCATTTATGCAAGAAGCTGTTGCTGTTGTTGGATATCCTCAAG GTGGCGACAACATCTCTGTGACAAAAGGGGTAGTCTCAAGAGTTGAACCTACACAGTATGTACATGGAGCCACTCAACTGTTAGCCATACAGATAGATGCAGCCATAAATCCTGGAAATAGTGGAGGGCCTGCAATCATGGGTGACAAGGTTGCTGGAGTGGCATTTCAAAACCTCTCTGGAGCAGAGAATATAGG TTACATAATTCCTGTGCCTGTGATAAAACATTTTGTTGATGGTGTTGAAGCTAGTGGAAGTTATTCCGGTTTCTGTTCTCTTGGCTTGTCATGCCAGCCTACTGAAAACATTCAACTTCGTGAATATTTCAACATGCGCCCTGAGTTGACCGGGGTTCTTGTGAGTAAGATCAACCCACTTTCAGATGCGTATAGGGTGTTAAAGAAAGACGATATCGTCCTTGCATTTGATGGTGTTCCTATAGCAAATGATGGAACAG TTCCTTTCCGGAATCGGGAGCGAATAACATTTGATCATCTGGTGTCAATGAAGAAACCAAACGAGACTGCTGTGATTAGAGTATTGAGAAATGGTGAAGAGCTTGAGTTGACAGTTACACTTCGTCCA TTGAAGCCACTTGTACCCATCCACCAGTTTGATAAAGTTCCTAGTTATTTTGTATTTGCTGGTTTGGTTTTTATCCCATTGAGTCAACCTTACCTTCATGAACATGGAGAAGACTGGTATAATACATCGCCACGTAGACTTTGTGAACGTGCATTAAGGGAGCTACCTCAAAAGCCTGGAGAAGAGCTTGTTATTTTATCTCAGGTCTTGATGGATGATATCAATGTTGGATATGAGCGTCTTGCTGATTTACAg GTTAAGAAGGTTAATGGTGTTGATGTTGATAACTTGAAGCATTTGTGCCAACTGGTTCAAGAGTGCAAAGAAGAGAAAGTGAGGTTGGATTTGGATGATGAGAGAGTGATAGTTTTGAATTATGAAAGGGCAAGAACAGCTACTTCTCATATCTTAAAGCGACATAGAATACCTTCTGCTATGTCTATTGACCTATTAACCCCTGATACCACAGCTCAGTGA
- the LOC111916349 gene encoding uncharacterized protein LOC111916349: MSSKEKPTLGGQRIKTRKRNIAAPLDPAAFADAVVQIYLDNAGDLELIAKCIESSDLNFSRYGDTFFEVVFTGGRTQPGTTKPDEGERHTYSILDCEAKREVILPSVIYIQKILRRRPFLIKNLENVMRRFLQSLEFFEDNERIKLAIFTALAFSQKLSGLPPETVFQPLLKDNLVGKGLVLTFITDFFKEYLIDNPLDDLISILKRGKMEDNLLEFFPSGKRSAEAFSEHFTKAGMGALVEYNDKKIFEVKVKEMKTALTTQISEEVDISEVIETVKQHVKDAKLPEIEVVRILWDVLMDAVQWSGKNQQQNANLALRQVKTWAKLLNTFCTSGKLELELLYKVQVQCYEDTKLMKLFPEIVRSLYDQDVLAEDTILHWFRKGTNPKGRQSFVKALEPFVKWLEEAEEEE, from the exons ATGAG CTCGAAGGAGAAGCCCACTCTAGG TGGTCAGCGGATCAAGACCCGCAAACGGAATATTGCAGCCCCTCTGGACCCTGCAGCATTTGCGGATGCAGTGGTCCAGATTTATCTGGATAATGCTGGTGATCTG GAATTAATTGCTAAGTGCATTGAATCTTCAGACCTTAACTTCAGCAGATATGGTGACACTTTCTTTGAG GTTGTGTTCACTGGAGGGCGTACTCAACCTGGAACAACAAAGCCTGATGAGGGGGAGAGGCACACTTACTCAATTCTAGACTGTGAGGCAAAGCGTGAAGTGATATTGCCATCTGTAATCTACATTCAGAAGATTTTAAGGCGAAGGCCTTTTCTGATTAAGAATCTTGAAAATGTTATGCGAAGGTTCCTTCAGTCCCTTGAGTTTTTTGAGGACAATGAAAGGATTAAGCTTGCCATTTTCACAGCACTTGCCTTCTCACAGAAGCTCTCTGGTCTCCCACCAGAGACAGTGTTTCAGCCACTTCTTAAGGATAACCTAGTTGGGAAAGGACTCGTTCTTACTTTCATCACAGACTTCTTCAAGGAATATCTTATCGATAATCCCCTTGATGATCTCATCTCCATCTTGAAACGTGGCAAAATGGAGGACAATCTGCTTGAGTTCTTTCCCTCTGGGAAGCGATCCGCTGAAGCTTTCTCTGAGCATTTCAC TAAAGCAGGCATGGGTGCTTTGGTTGAATATAATGACAAGAAGATCTTTGAGGTGAAGGTGAAGGAAATGAAAACAGCATTGACAACTCAGATATCAGAGGAAGTTGATATATCAGAAGTGATTGAAACAGTAAAACAGCATGTGAAGGATGCTAAATTGCCTGAGATTGAGGTAGTGAGGATTCTGTGGGATGTTCTGATGGATGCTGTTCAGTGGTCAGGGAAGAATCAACAGCAGAATGCTAATTTGGCTCTGCGCCAG GTGAAAACATGGGCTAAGCTGCTGAACACATTCTGTACAAGTGGAAAGCTTGAGCTGGAGCTGCTTTACAAGGTTCAAGTGCAGTGTTATGAAGATACAAAACTGATGAAGCTGTTTCCTGAGATTGTGAGATCCCTTTATGACCAAGATGTTCTTGCTGAAGACACTATCCTTCATTGGTTCCGTAAAGGAACCAATCCAAAGGGAAG GCAAAGCTTTGTGAAGGCATTGGAGCCATTTGTGAAGTGGCTGGAGGAGGCAGAAGAGGAGGAATAG
- the LOC111916351 gene encoding uncharacterized protein LOC111916351, with product MDMERAETMRKRMRSVEEKESPDVVNGAIVEVAEEDTETNPPVSEHMEVSMNQILEKIDQFTQQVSELLESGKSFLRELTTEFEERMIAIHKEQMEKWQEEIKELRLLDASNEEINALLQHAQVLLHSVHNDP from the exons ATGGATATGGAAAGGGCTGAAACCATGAGGAAACGTATGAGATCT GTTGAAGAGAAGGAATCACCAGATGTAGTAAATGGAGCAATAGTAGAGGTTGCAGAAGAAGATACAGAGACAAATCCTCCTGTATCTGAACACATGGAGGTTTCTATGAACCAAATTCTTGAAAAGATTGATCAATTTACTCAGCAG GTGTCTGAACTTCTTGAATCTGGGAAATCATTCCTGAGAGAATTGACTACTGAATTTGAAGAACGGATGATAGC AATACACAAGGAACAGATGGAAAAATGGCAAGAGGAAATCAAAGAACTTCgcctccttgatgcttcaaatgAGGAAATCAATGCTCTTTTACAGCATGCTCAGGTTTTACTTCACAGTGTTCATAATGACCCCTGA
- the LOC111916228 gene encoding protein ASYMMETRIC LEAVES 2: MASSSNSPCAACKFLRRKCQPECVFAPYFPADQPQKFANVHKVFGASNVTKLLNELHPHQREDAVNTLAYEADMRLRDPVYGCVGVISLLQHQLRQLQMDLTSAKSELSKYQNHHLCHMNGAATHGLIAPAATTTHHHHHDLGINLINVDDNDVISQDHHLYHHPAEFFPPRDHQHTAAIRGLDVKCTYDATGGLGQHMQYQQHRAAGSGSDDRRTPIDPS; the protein is encoded by the coding sequence ATGGCGTCGTCTTCGAATTCGCCATGTGCGGCGTGCAAGTTCCTGAGACGAAAATGCCAACCGGAGTGTGTATTTGCACCCTACTTTCCGGCGGACCAGCCGCAGAAGTTTGCGAATGTTCACAAGGTGTTCGGAGCAAGCAACGTGACGAAGCTTCTGAATGAACTGCACCCTCACCAACGCGAGGATGCGGTGAACACGCTGGCTTATGAGGCCGACATGCGCCTCCGTGATCCGGTCTATGGGTGTGTCGGAGTTATCTCCCTGCTCCAACACCAACTCCGGCAGCTTCAGATGGATCTAACCTCCGCCAAATCGGAGCTGTCCAAGTACCAGAACCACCATCTTTGTCATATGAATGGTGCAGCCACCCACGGACTCATTGCTCCGGCAGCTACCacaacccaccaccaccatcatgacTTGGGGATCAACTTGATTAATGTCGACGATAATGATGTTATTAGTCAAGATCACCATTTGTACCACCACCCTGCAGAGTTCTTTCCCCCTAGGGATCATCAGCACACGGCGGCGATAAGGGGTTTAGATGTAAAATGTACTTATGATGCCACCGGCGGTCTTGGACAACACATGCAATATCAGCAACATAGGGCTGCCGGAAGTGGTAGCGATGATCGGAGAACACCCATTGATCCATCTTAA
- the LOC111916350 gene encoding uncharacterized protein LOC111916350, translating to MMMMRITNLETTAFPRLLSFAPARFYTAFAFARRPRRRNSFLFTTSCSTDVSITIATDHNYGNKQVISVTQTLYDYLLTNVREPPILRQLREETATMRGSQMQVSPDQAQLLAMLVQILGANRCIEVGVYTGYSSLAVALVLPESGILVACERDINSLQVAKKYYQQAGVSHKVDVRHGLAVDTLNSMLENGEGCSYDFAFVDAEKRMYQEYFELLLKLVRVGGVIVIDNVLWHGKLADPMVNDKKTESIRSFNKALMDDERVTISMVPVGDGMTICRKR from the exons ATGATGATGATGCGTATAACAAACTTGGAAACAACCGCGTTCCCCCGATTATTGAGTTTTGCCCCTGCCCGCTTCTACACTGCCTTCGCCTTTGCAAGGAGGCCTAGACGTCGAAACTCATTCCTCTTCACAACCAGTTGCTCAACTGATGTGTCAATCACCATTGCCACTGATCACAATTACGGCAATAAACAAGTTATCAGTGTCACTCAAACCCTATACGACTACTTGCTCACCAACGTTAGAGAACCACCc ATTCTTCGACAGCTTAGAGAGGAGACTGCAACAATGCGTGGGAGTCAAATGCAGGTATCCCCTGATCAAGCGCAACTACTTGCAATGCTTGTCCAGATTCTTGGGGCTAACAGATGCATTGAAGTTGGGGTCTATACC GGATACTCATCATTGGCTGTTGCATTAGTCCTACCAGAATCAGGAATCCTAGTTGCTTGTGAGAGGGACATCAACTCGCTCCAAGTTGCAAAAAAGTATTATCAACAAGCCGGAGTTTCCCACAAG GTGGATGTAAGACACGGATTAGCTGTCGATACCCTAAACTCAATGCTAGAGAATGGGGAGGGTTGTAGCTATGATTTTGCTTTTGTTGATGCTGAGAAAAGAATGTATCAAGAATACTTTGAGTTGCTGCTTAAATTG GTGAGAGTAGGTGGTGTTATAGTAATTGATAATGTGCTTTGGCATGGAAAACTTGCTGATCCCATG GTTAATGATAAGAAAACAGAGAGCATAAGAAGTTTCAACAAAGCTTTAATGGACGATGAGCGTGTTACCATTAGTATG GTGCCAGTTGGTGATGGCATGACAATATGTCGCAAGAGATGA